A window of Christiangramia forsetii KT0803 contains these coding sequences:
- a CDS encoding ATP-binding protein translates to MLFNDIIGLPHIKNHLTTTADRNRIPHAQLFTGKSGSGALPMAIAYAQYILCKNTGGENDSNTAAGCNLKFNNHSHPDLHFAFPVATNDKIKSQPISSHFLDEWRNFLKTNPYGSLYDWYQSLGIEKKQGKIGVHEAQNIVKSLSLKAYEGGFKVMIIWMAEKMNMEAANKLLKLIEEPPNKTVFLLISEDEEQIIQTIRSRCQSLYFPPLSEADIANTLAEKENCSPAIAKKIAHQANGDYTKAIHILRKNSGDEQFEAWFISWVRSAFKAKGNKSTVLELVSWSEEIAALGRETQKSFLLYCIDFFRQSLLLNYKAKSLVYLEPSAEKFKLENFAPYVHGNNITEITSALETAIYHIERNGNAKIILTDLSIKLTRFLHKKAA, encoded by the coding sequence ATGCTTTTTAACGATATAATTGGCCTCCCACACATAAAAAATCATCTGACGACGACGGCCGACAGAAATAGAATTCCGCATGCGCAACTTTTTACCGGAAAGTCTGGAAGTGGTGCTCTGCCTATGGCTATCGCCTATGCTCAATATATTCTATGTAAAAATACCGGTGGTGAGAATGATTCTAACACGGCTGCGGGCTGCAACCTTAAGTTTAACAATCATTCTCATCCAGATCTCCATTTTGCTTTCCCTGTTGCTACCAATGATAAAATAAAGAGTCAGCCCATTTCTTCTCATTTTCTTGATGAATGGAGAAACTTTCTAAAAACTAATCCCTACGGAAGTCTTTACGACTGGTATCAGAGTTTAGGGATTGAAAAAAAACAGGGGAAAATTGGAGTTCACGAAGCCCAGAATATTGTAAAGTCACTTTCATTAAAAGCTTATGAAGGCGGATTTAAGGTGATGATCATTTGGATGGCAGAAAAAATGAATATGGAAGCTGCCAATAAATTATTGAAATTAATTGAGGAGCCACCAAATAAAACCGTTTTCCTACTAATATCAGAAGATGAAGAACAAATAATCCAAACCATACGTTCCAGATGTCAAAGTTTATATTTTCCACCTTTAAGTGAGGCAGATATTGCAAATACATTGGCAGAAAAGGAAAATTGTAGTCCTGCAATAGCTAAAAAGATCGCCCATCAGGCAAATGGAGATTATACAAAAGCGATCCATATTTTAAGGAAGAATTCTGGCGATGAACAGTTTGAAGCCTGGTTTATAAGTTGGGTACGAAGTGCCTTTAAAGCAAAAGGAAATAAATCTACGGTGCTGGAACTTGTTTCGTGGAGTGAGGAAATTGCGGCATTGGGCCGTGAAACACAAAAAAGCTTTTTACTCTATTGTATAGATTTTTTCCGTCAATCATTATTGCTTAACTATAAAGCAAAAAGCCTGGTCTATTTAGAACCTTCAGCTGAAAAATTTAAACTTGAAAACTTTGCTCCATATGTACATGGAAATAATATTACTGAAATTACTTCGGCATTAGAAACGGCAATTTATCATATTGAAAGAAACGGTAACGCTAAAATAATTCTAACCGATCTCTCTATTAAACTAACCAGATTTTTACACAAAAAAGCAGCTTAA